The Aestuariibaculum lutulentum genome segment TTTGAGCTGTACCCGTGGCAAAACACAAAAAGGTGATATAAAATAAAAAGTGTTTCATTAAAAAAACGCTGCTAAAATTAGGAATCCAGAGATTATTGCTACTAATTTATAATTAAAGATACTAAAACCAAATTTTAGGATTTATTCTTTTGAAGAATACAAGTCACCAAGGACCTTTGAGGTAATTGAATGTTATTTATTGTTTTTGAAGTCTTTATTTTTTTTAAATTAAAATCAACCTCTGCATTAGTTAAATACATTTCTGAAACTATATAACCTTTTGGCAATCCTGATAATTTAACCGTTTTATTCGTGTGAAGTTGATTCACAAAAACAATAACCAATTCATCATCTGACTTATACACCGAATGTAACATTTCTGAAATAGTTTCTTCATCTGATTTATTATCCACTCTGCGGGAAGCAATACGTTGCATTCCCGGTTTTATAAATCTGGAATAATGCCCTAATGCCCATAACATCTTCGATTCGTAAAAACGACCTCCATATTGATTCTTATCAATATATATCAAACCGTCCTTGTAGTTATACGGACTTATGGCCAGCCACCAGTGCCAGGCCGAAGCATTCGCAAACACTAAGTCTGAATGGATAACCTTAGCCACATATAATGCTGCATCAATACCCAAATCTCGGCCTCCACCCTTTATTTCAGAATTATCTTCTAATACACAATATTCGGTCATCCAATATTCCAAATCTGTTTGGCTCAACTTATCATTTAAAGATTTTCTGGTATTCATCAAAGTTTTGGAATTCCAGGTTGTAAAATAACTGTGCCCGGCTACTTTCTTGGCTACCGATTTTAAATCACCAACATAGCCTTTACTTTTCATATCGAAAAAATAATTGATTTGATTTCCTCTATGAGGTTTATCTGCTGTAGTATATAAATAATTGATTTTCGCGGCTTCTGTAAGTTCTATTTGACTTGAAATGCGATTAGCTTCAAAAGAACTATCAATAGCTTTAATAGCCTGAAACATTTCTTCGTTAGTCCATGGCGAACCTTCTTGCTTACAACACTCCCACTCCCACTGCGGTTCGTTAAAAGGACTTATATAATCAAACATAACCCCTGTTTTATCATAAACTCCCTTTACAACTTCAGACAAGAAATCGGCATATGCTTTATAATTATACTCTAAAAGATTTGAACGCATACCGTTATCTGACCAGGCCCTTTGATTTTCGGTATAGAATACTGGAGGACTGTTAACAAAACCAATAAATATCTTTACCCCAAATTGTTTAGCCGCTTTTAAAAACCATTGCTGACCTTCCTGCTTGTTCCAGTTATAAGTTCCGTCTTGATTTAAAAAACATTCTGATTGTCGCCAATTATCATTAATTCTGCTTTCTTTTCCCTGCTCACTACTTCCTGCACCAATATTAAATCGCCAAGCAGTTAAACCGATACCTTCAGGACTGCCGTCAGCTTTATTTTCTGTACTGAATAATAATCTGGCAATCTCCTTTTTAGAAGATTCAGACCAATGTTTACCTACAAATTGTGTAGACCAGGCATCTGAAGCTCCGAAGTTTTTAATAGTTTGAAACTTAGTTTCAGGATGAATCCGAATTTCAATAACATCCCTAGCTGAAGATTTTTTTTGAGCAAAAGATATAGTGACAAACAATAAGCAGCAAAAAGCTATTTGCTTTTTTGCCTTTAGAAAATAATTCAATTTAAACAATCTTTTTAGTTGGTTTAAGGAGTTCAAAGTTAATTATGAAAAACCGCTTTCGAGGGGTAAGTATTGTCTAAACAGGGGTTACATTATGTTCCTAAACCACCTAATTGCTCAGATTCTTCAATCTAATTCCTAATTACCGATATTAAACGTTTAGGAGTAATAAAAAAATGTCTTGGGGTAAAACTTAGTTAATCACCATTGTAGTTTTGAAGTCCCCATATCTATTCATATTTAGCCGTCAAAAGCAGCCTTTGAAATCAATTAAAAGTAAAGATTATCTAAATCAAAATATGAACCAGCTGGAATTAAATCAAACTCTACAATCCAATTCAAAAAATTACAATCCTTTAACACCTGATGAGAAAATTGAAGAACTTAAACGCATTCTTCATCTGGCTCCTTCATCAATGAATATGCAACCCTGGCAGTTTACTTTTGTTAAAAACAAAAGTGTTAAACATAAACTGGCATTGTCTTCTGTTGATAATGCTGAAAAAATTAATCAAGCCGATGTTTTAATCGTTTTTAGTGTTGTTGATAATTTAGATTCCTTTCAATTAGTCATCGAAAAAGAACTTCCTGAAGGCCTGCAAGAACTTTACAATAACATTAAAAACTTCACTTCGGAGTCTGATTTGAAAATTTGGTTTTCTAAACAAGTTTACATCGCATTTAGCATTGCTTTAGGCACAGCTGTTTCTCTGGGTTTGCATCCTACGCCTCTAGAAGATATTAAACCTGAGAAATACACTGAAATTTTAAACATGGTTGATTATAAACCAATTTTAACACTAGCTATAAATTTTGAAACCGAAAATGACTTTTTCGAATCTACAGACAAACCCAAAACGCGACGATGCATTGAAGATGTGATTATTAATATCGATTAAGCTCTTCATCATTTACTTGCAACCCAAGGTGATTAATAGCAAACACACCTTTCATTAATAATGTTTTAACCATTATTATTCTCAAATTTACCAAAACATCAAGCTTGTTATTTAAATCCTCCTAAGTCATTCTTTTGGAGGATTTTAAATTAAATAACACTCTAAATCCATTTCAAACAGTTTTCAAAAGCTTTAAAGATTAGCTGCTATCCTCTAATTTTTTATAAAAATTTATCTAAATTAGGATTCATCAACTAAGCCTGAATTCTGAAAAATATTTACTTATAATTTATCTATTTTAACAAAATTCAGCCTCTATTTTACTTAATTCTATTAATCGTTTTTTTCTCTCATGACGTTTAAAAAAATACAATTTCGGTTAACAACACCGAGTAAATGGTATACCCATATAAATAGTTTAGTTCCATCAACTATAAATGACACACAACTTTTATTAAACCCTGAATTTGGACAGGGAAAACTAAAATACCTTGAAGTTCAAAATGGTCTGTGGGCCCAGTCAACCAACGTAATATTAAACGAGGATTTGATTTTAGAAAGGCTCGCCAGCGATCATAATGATATGTATCTAATAAATTTTTACCTCTCTAAAGCGGAAATTAAACAAACCGTTAAAAAGAAAACTATAAGCCAGACCATTGAAAATGTAAATATGATATTTTACTCTTCAATGACCTCTTCGCAGATCTGTGTTCCTGCCAACGAAACTATCTTGATTTTTAATTTACTTCTTTCCAAAGAATGGTTATTTAAAAACGTTATTCCGGATTATGAGCATTTGAGCAGTTTTTTTAATACGAACCACCCTATTTGCCTTTCAGAAAATCTGGATTATAATTTAAAAAAGCTCCTTAATCACATTAATTTTGATGAAAACAACAGACTGACATCGATTTCAGGGATATTACAAATTATAAACTATCTTTTTTTAAAGTTCGGAAAAAGAGAACTGGAATCAAGTAAAAACAATATCCACCCTGACGATTTAAATCAGTTATTAAAAATTCGTGAAATCTTAGACACCAATCCTCACAGAGAAATACAATTGGTAAATCTGTCTGAACAAGCCAGTATGAGCCTTTCTAAATTTAATCGCATTTTCAAACAAGTGTTTGGAACAACACCTTATCAATACCATTTAAAACAGAAAATGGAAAAAGCGATGGAAACTTTACAGGAAAATAAACATTCGGTTTCCGAAACAGGGTTTTTAATGGGCTATTCTAATTTAAGTCAGTTTTCCAAGGCCTTTAAAAATCATTTTGGGATTTTACCAAGTGAAGTTTAATTCACGAGCTTTTGGTAGTCTATTTAAATAGAGAATATCATAAACTAAAAAAGCTCCACTATTTCTAGTGAAGCTTTTCTTGTGACCACGCCAGGATTCAAACCTGGAACCTCTTGAGCCGTAATCAAGTGCGCTATTCAGTTGCGCCACGTGGCCTTGTTTTTGTGGGTGCAAATATAGAACTTTTATTGAGTTACCACCAAATTATTTTCAAATATTTTCTGATTTTTTTTCCTAAAAAACACTAAAACTATAACAATCAAATATTTAATTAATTTTACAAATAAAGTTTGGTAACATTTATTACATAAGTAACACATAGTTCCTTTATTTTTGCGGCAAAAATTGTTTAAATGGATTATATTTTAAGCCCTTGGCCATGGTACATTTCTGGCCCTCTTATTGCCGTAGTTATGGCCTTACTCCTGTATTTTGGAAAAACCTTTGGTATGTCGTCAAACCTAAGAACCATGTGTTCTATTATGGGTGCCGATAAATTTGCCGATTTTTTCAAATTCGACTGGAAAAGTCAATTATGGAACCTGACGGTTGTTGCAGGTACCGTTATTGGAGGTTTTATTGCAACACATTATTTATCTGATAACAGTGTTACTGATTTAAACCCAACAACCATTGCGGAATTACAGCACATGGGATTTGAAAACCCTGGTGCAACTTTAGTACCAAACGAAATGTTCGATTTAGAGGCCATTTCTTCTATTAAAGGTTTAGCACTTTTAATTATTGGTGGACTTTTAGTTGGTTTCGGAACACGCTACGCTGGTGGATGTACTTCTGGGCACGCCATTACCGGTTTAAGTAGTTTACAAAAACCATCGTTAATTGCAGTAATTGGATTCTTTGTTGGCGGTTTAATTATGACCAACCTTATCTTACCTTTAATTTTTTAATTTATGAAGTTTTTAAAATTCTTATTAGTCGGTATATTTTTCGGAATCGTTTTAACAAAATCTGAAGCGGTTTCTTGGTACAGAATCTACGAAATGTTCAGATTTCAATCATTCCACATGTACGGTATTATTGGTACAGCTATTGCCTCTGGAATCCTATTCCTGCAATTAGCAAAACGAGGGCACGTTAAAAATACTGATGGCGCTGAAATCTTTGTTCCTAAAAAAGACAAAGGATTCCCTCGTTACATTATTGGAGGTATCATCTTTGGATTTGGATGGGCTTTAGTAGGTGCTTGTCCAGGACCTATGTATATTCTTTTTGGAGCAGGGTATTACACCATTGCTATTGTTATAATAGCTGCTATTGTAGGGACATTCATTTACGGAGTTCTAAAAGATAAACTCCCTCACTAAAAAAACGCTTTTACATATTTATTCTTAGAATTTGCTTTAGCAAATTCTAAGAATAAATAGTATTAAACTATTTCTGCACTTAATCCGGCATCAAGTAACATGGAGCAACGTGGTTTTAAATCGTCGTAAGCTCCTGTTTTAACAGTACATTTTCCGTTATAGTGTACTATAATCGAACATTGTTCTGCCTGTTCTGCCGTATGGTCGCATGCGTAAATTAGTGTTTCAATAACATGGTCGAAGGTATTGACGTCATCGTTATACAAAACAATTTCGTTTTGCGTTAATACCTCTTCTTCCAATAGTAATTCTTCGGACGTTTCTTCTCTAGTACTCATACTCAATAATTTTTTATTCATTTTTAGAGATTTCAAACTTCTTAAATTGTTTTAAAGTGGGAGGCATTTTTTATAAACACCACATAACTCACTACAAAACAATGCACTAATTTAAAAATTTTAATGCAACCCACTGATTTCTTTCGAATTTTTCAGCAAATTTTAACAGTAACTTTTCGCACGCTTCCTGAATAACCGGAATATCATCGTTATAAAACCCGCTTAAAAACAAGGTGCCATTTTCATTTAAACACGATACGTAAGTTGCCATATCCTGCAACAGAATATTACGGTTTATATTCGCAATAATCACATCATACTTTTTGCCTTCCAACACACTGGCATCGCCTTCAACAACTGTTATATGCTCGCAATTATTACGCTCCACATTCTCTAAACTGTTTACATAACACCAGTTATCGTAATCTACAGCATCAATAGGTTGCGCTCCTTTCATTTCTGCTAAAATGGCTAATACACCTGTACCGCAGCCCATATCTAAAACCGATTTACCTTCAAAATCGTTTTTTAAAATATGCTGAATCATCATGTGTGTCGTTTCGTGATGACCGGTACCAAAACTCATTTTAGGTTCTATAACAATATCGTATTTGGTGTCTGGTTTTTCGTGAAATGGTGCACGTACCGAACACTCATCGTCAACTACAATCGGGTTGAAGTTTTTCTCCCACTCCTCGTTCCAGTTCGTCTGCTCGATTTCGCTGAAGGTATAGTCAATTTTAAACTCCTCGGAATTTAAAATTTGAACATCGTTTAAAATATCTTCATTCCACTCCTCCTTTTGAATATATGCTGTCACCCCGGTTTCGGTTTCCACAAAGCTTTCAAATCCGGCATAGCCTAACTCGGCAATTAAGATTTCTACGGCTGGTTGTAATGGTTTTACAGTAAATTCGTATCCTATATAAATGATGTTTGACATGGTTTCTTTTTATATTAAAACCTCATGAATGTAACACTCAT includes the following:
- a CDS encoding glycoside hydrolase, encoding MNYFLKAKKQIAFCCLLFVTISFAQKKSSARDVIEIRIHPETKFQTIKNFGASDAWSTQFVGKHWSESSKKEIARLLFSTENKADGSPEGIGLTAWRFNIGAGSSEQGKESRINDNWRQSECFLNQDGTYNWNKQEGQQWFLKAAKQFGVKIFIGFVNSPPVFYTENQRAWSDNGMRSNLLEYNYKAYADFLSEVVKGVYDKTGVMFDYISPFNEPQWEWECCKQEGSPWTNEEMFQAIKAIDSSFEANRISSQIELTEAAKINYLYTTADKPHRGNQINYFFDMKSKGYVGDLKSVAKKVAGHSYFTTWNSKTLMNTRKSLNDKLSQTDLEYWMTEYCVLEDNSEIKGGGRDLGIDAALYVAKVIHSDLVFANASAWHWWLAISPYNYKDGLIYIDKNQYGGRFYESKMLWALGHYSRFIKPGMQRIASRRVDNKSDEETISEMLHSVYKSDDELVIVFVNQLHTNKTVKLSGLPKGYIVSEMYLTNAEVDFNLKKIKTSKTINNIQLPQRSLVTCILQKNKS
- a CDS encoding nitroreductase family protein, producing MKSIKSKDYLNQNMNQLELNQTLQSNSKNYNPLTPDEKIEELKRILHLAPSSMNMQPWQFTFVKNKSVKHKLALSSVDNAEKINQADVLIVFSVVDNLDSFQLVIEKELPEGLQELYNNIKNFTSESDLKIWFSKQVYIAFSIALGTAVSLGLHPTPLEDIKPEKYTEILNMVDYKPILTLAINFETENDFFESTDKPKTRRCIEDVIINID
- a CDS encoding helix-turn-helix domain-containing protein, yielding MTFKKIQFRLTTPSKWYTHINSLVPSTINDTQLLLNPEFGQGKLKYLEVQNGLWAQSTNVILNEDLILERLASDHNDMYLINFYLSKAEIKQTVKKKTISQTIENVNMIFYSSMTSSQICVPANETILIFNLLLSKEWLFKNVIPDYEHLSSFFNTNHPICLSENLDYNLKKLLNHINFDENNRLTSISGILQIINYLFLKFGKRELESSKNNIHPDDLNQLLKIREILDTNPHREIQLVNLSEQASMSLSKFNRIFKQVFGTTPYQYHLKQKMEKAMETLQENKHSVSETGFLMGYSNLSQFSKAFKNHFGILPSEV
- a CDS encoding YeeE/YedE family protein, whose protein sequence is MDYILSPWPWYISGPLIAVVMALLLYFGKTFGMSSNLRTMCSIMGADKFADFFKFDWKSQLWNLTVVAGTVIGGFIATHYLSDNSVTDLNPTTIAELQHMGFENPGATLVPNEMFDLEAISSIKGLALLIIGGLLVGFGTRYAGGCTSGHAITGLSSLQKPSLIAVIGFFVGGLIMTNLILPLIF
- a CDS encoding DUF6691 family protein; this encodes MKFLKFLLVGIFFGIVLTKSEAVSWYRIYEMFRFQSFHMYGIIGTAIASGILFLQLAKRGHVKNTDGAEIFVPKKDKGFPRYIIGGIIFGFGWALVGACPGPMYILFGAGYYTIAIVIIAAIVGTFIYGVLKDKLPH
- a CDS encoding ATP-dependent Clp protease adaptor ClpS, encoding MSTREETSEELLLEEEVLTQNEIVLYNDDVNTFDHVIETLIYACDHTAEQAEQCSIIVHYNGKCTVKTGAYDDLKPRCSMLLDAGLSAEIV
- the prmA gene encoding 50S ribosomal protein L11 methyltransferase, which codes for MSNIIYIGYEFTVKPLQPAVEILIAELGYAGFESFVETETGVTAYIQKEEWNEDILNDVQILNSEEFKIDYTFSEIEQTNWNEEWEKNFNPIVVDDECSVRAPFHEKPDTKYDIVIEPKMSFGTGHHETTHMMIQHILKNDFEGKSVLDMGCGTGVLAILAEMKGAQPIDAVDYDNWCYVNSLENVERNNCEHITVVEGDASVLEGKKYDVIIANINRNILLQDMATYVSCLNENGTLFLSGFYNDDIPVIQEACEKLLLKFAEKFERNQWVALKFLN